A single window of Plasmodium reichenowi strain SY57 chromosome 12, whole genome shotgun sequence DNA harbors:
- a CDS encoding glucose inhibited division protein a-like protein, whose translation MFIIIIFFEMFIRFNKFLKLKVSFYSLLLLLLFIIYIFFFCSPCYAYNFSRVKQTFLWPYSPPKIKRGSHLKSSQIPDKCPCNNFKKNYDVIVIGGGHSGCEASYISAKSNAKTLLVTQNKETIGEMSCNPSIGGIGKGILVKEIDALGGLMGKVIDKSGIHFKILNMKKGLAVRGHRAQADRDLYNYYMKEYIYNTPNLDVLENSVQCLLIDTYEHNNINNNNEKKKKIYGIKNKCSCEIYSHNVILTTGTFLGGICHIGKDKYKGGRIKRVINNYDLKMKKGNIESIKTNDEPIIIKQDKLKKINQCDESTINNMHNNYNEDNKKYINYEENLNIPFEKLIESSTKNIAQQLRENNFEIKRMKTGTPPRLDINSINFHVLEREDTEKDYPFYFSFLNMNKINNNKTLPCYKTYTNVKTHELVRNNLEQLPDYDSVDIFGNGPRYCPSIAKKVMKFSEKKKHIIWIEPEGFNNKLIYPNGLSSAYPIHIQKDIVNSIKGLENAQIVFPAYDVEYYYVNPKCLNYTLETKNVKGLFLAGQICGTTGYEEAACQGIIAGINAALNCKRDNNKYNNNNENNNNHNINNNEFNKFILKRNESYIGVLIHDLINKGITEPYRMFTSRAEYRLFLRPDNCDIRLTPKAKQLGIVSKERIYMLRQKYSSVNKFIYVFKKILINEDNPNSTYEHMNKSNIYINETKEIKNIKHNVNQELQHIDKLNPNNLTYSKNDNNHINTTETNIREKQFEISNNYNKQNDEISQTYNHIDNEKNILNKENKLSLNTKLFNSKNNPNVNYIHHDNKNIKSLYNILKSGVEYPLNDLLHGIKNLHNQEQFKNYLSKHIYSLDIYKDIYTRDPSFFNLDNVLINIATLETACAEIKYSSYLKKQFQEIRKINDNFDLVIPSDLKYDRNNFPYLSNEEIEKLNKYKPQTLFEANKIEGVTMSAVNYLYYHIKYERRKENKS comes from the exons atgtttataattattattttttttgaaatgtttataaggtttaataaatttttaaaacttAAAGTGTcattttattctttattattattattattgttcattatttatatattttttttttgttccCCTTGCTACGCTTATAACTTTTCAAGGGTAAAGCAGACATTTTTATGGCCATACTCTCCCCCCaa aatAAAAAGAGGAAGCCATTTAAAATCTTCACAAATCCCAGATAAATGCCCATGTAacaattttaaaaagaattatgACGTTATCGTCATAGGAGGAGGACACAGCGGGTGTGAAGCCAGCTATATTAGCGCAAAGTCAAATGCAAAGACTTTACTAGTAACGCAAAATAAAGAAACAATCGGTGAAATGTCATGCAACCCTTCTATCGGTGGTATAGGGAAAGGTATACTTGTTAAAGAAATTGATGCGTTAGGTGGATTAATGGGTAAAGTCATTGATAAAAGTGGTATACACttcaaaatattaaatatgaagaaaGGTCTAGCTGTAAGAGGACACAGAGCACAAGCAGATAGagatttatataattattatatgaaagaatatatatataatacacCGAATTTAGATGTCTTGGAAAATTCAGTTCAATGTTTATTAATAGATACATatgaacataataatattaataataataatgaaaaaaaaaaaaaaatttatggaattaaaaataaatgttcTTGTGAAATATATTCACATAATGTAATTTTAACTACTGGTACTTTTTTAGGTGGTATATGTCATATAGGTAAAGACAAATATAAAGGAGGTCGAATTAAAAGGgtaattaataattatgacttaaaaatgaaaaaaggaaatatagaaagtattaaaacaaatgatgaacctattattataaaacaaGATAAACTAAAGAAGATTAATCAATGTGATGAATCtacaataaataatatgcataataattataatgaagataataaaaaatatataaattatgaGGAAAACCTTAATATACcatttgaaaaattaattgAATCATCTACGAAAAATATTGCACAACAATTAAgagaaaataattttgaaataaaaagaatgaaaACTGGAACACCTCCAAGATTAGATATTAATAGTATTAATTTTCATGTGTTAGAAAGAGAAGATACTGAAAAGGATTATCCATTCtatttctcttttttaaatatgaataaaataaataataacaagACTTTGCCTTgttataaaacatatacaAATGTAAAAACACATGAACTAGTTCGAAATAATTTAGAACAATTACCAGATTATGATTCAGTTGATATATTTGGTAATGGACCTCGATATTGCCCATCAATAGCGAAAAAGGTTATGAAATTCagtgaaaaaaaaaaacatatcATATGGATAGAACCAGAAGGgtttaataataaattaatttatcCGAATGGTTTAAGTTCTGCTTATCCAATACATATTCAAAAAGATATTGTAAATTCAATAAAAGGATTAGAAAATGCACAGATCGTTTTTCCTGCCTATGATgttgaatattattatgttaaTCCTAAATGTTTAAATTATACCTTagaaacaaaaaatgtTAAAGGTCTATTTCTAGCAGGACAAATATGTGGTACTACAGGATATGAAGAAGCAGCTTGCCAAGGAATTATTGCAGGAATTAATGCAGCTCTAAATTGTAAAAgggataataataaatacaataataataatgaaaataataataatcacaatattaataataatgagTTCAATAAGTTTATTcttaaaagaaatgaaaGTTATATAGGTGTTTTAATTCATgatttaattaataaaggTATTACTGAACCGTATAGAATGTTTACTTCAAGAGCTGAATATAGATTATTTCTTAGACCCGATAATTGTGATATTAGGCTAACACCTAAAGCTAAGCAATTAGGTATAGTATCAAAGGAACgcatatatatgttaagacaaaaatatagttctgtaaataaatttatttatgtttttaagaaaatactaataaatgaagataatCCAAATTCCACATATGAGCATATGAACAaatctaatatatatattaatgaaacgaaagaaataaaaaatataaaacacAATGTAAATCAAGAACTACAACATATAGACAAATTAAATCCTAATAATTTAACATATAgtaaaaatgataataatcatattaaTACTACAGAAACTAATATAAGGGAAAAACAATTTGAAATATctaataattataacaaaCAAAATGATGAAATTTCACAGacatataatcatatagataatgaaaaaaatattttaaataaggaaaataaattatctCTTAATACAAAACTATTTAATTCTAAAAATAACCCTAATGTAAATTACATACatcatgataataaaaatattaaatctttatataatatattaaaaagtgGAGTGGAATATCCATTAAATGATTTACTACAtggaataaaaaatttacataatcaagaacaatttaaaaattatttatcaAAGCATATATACTcattagatatatataaagatatcTATACTCGTGATCCatccttttttaatttggacaatgtattaataaatatagcAACATTAGAAACAGCCTGTGCAGAGATCAAATATTCGTCTTATTTGAAAAAGCAGTTTCAagaaataagaaaaattaatgaCAACTTTGATTTAGTTATTCCTAGCGATTTAAAATATGACag GAATAATTTCCCATACCTATCAAACGAAGAAATTGAAAAactaaataaatataaaccGCAAACCTTATTTGAAGCCAATAAAATTGAAGGAGTAACTATGAGCGCTGTTAATTATTTGTACTACcatattaaatatgaaagAAGGAAAGAAAACAAAAGTTAA
- a CDS encoding N-alpha-acetyltransferase 15, NatA auxiliary subunit, putative, whose amino-acid sequence MKKEGVDHNKLPNKEVNNFRLMTQLIELKKHKKAYKICEQILKKYPKNGETLSVKGYLLNLMDDKNKEDAFKLIKEGIKNNLSSSFCWYLYGCLYKIYKNYDEALKCFMKSIKLNRFDFKALKEACIILLYLKRYDQFKDLRLDMYNDSVKNVKDKAILVFSYHLTKSYEKCYVIIKQIDNELINDNELTINEKHDLLVYLSEILLEGKKYKECLNFLNKYQSVLLDTLWYYQMLGLLYLYQDDFKTSNLYFKKAFSMNYENINILLLILYTERNYYMDCDNNTDENEQDLNKSKENITNSMSTNTQGKKTLSSLFYLDYKNEHKGNEKVILDNNVKILLHELILDIYGSDRNLKLLSYVEKNIINDYICHNLDMKKYDIYSVSQFNNFVNINLIDQHNFIPSIDIDNVDDFIDKLNENIKKENKNILNNNNNLDKSTYNYHQFNNLHFSELLGVDLPYCYKKKYEKHMDKLYYFKIKNLNEEEEKCLEKYFNNLQQLYKNSNLLKIIPLYFFNENKFSLYVEQLIRSLCFQKSLTIFNYFKPLLTFRNINIILFLLHKYIDYYDKQKDICPFVVKNDIMEENTQNPKTKNNEHMENKEDLNNISDHLQNGKNIDTSTPFEKREDMEQHDEMYNKNDDKSNGILLPDNNNNNNNNNMDNKKSKKNDKVDEDEDDDENIPSGLNDKDLEKLIEKNVEIKDLMGISSPLGNNNNNNITKKKDNKKNNDNANKEIKLDLKKSCLTNEEKKEYFIICIYSFIIQLYDYINCTDKALELIEKCIKSIEQKNNKNLIYELIFIKGLIYKRNGNYLGAYKYFEQCRNVNIGDRYINTKTIKTCLKCGLIKDAKKMASIFTNPLDNNFFKNINETQCFWLEYNISLSYVNNHPNIHLIHYLKTEANNIYDFKNVSSCDNQHNVKNITTQNGNIPHHNDNNNNNNDTNKIDDMLNEIPFNLKKSILLENDINSKNRFQDYSKGLHLLHMGHKQFIDIHEDQICFYYYTMRKMLFKTYRHLLYMTGHLFSSRFYRRFGKSLIRMLIDMYDFKITGKVETNKGNKKKNKSNNNNNNNNVLNQEENIFYEHIQNEPLDNAMIYMNTFLSQPNIDISVHRLNYEIEKRKGKDYIQLINIITKMKSIFPHHNYHHKLAPVISHYLHTVPIDDMSDNDKKEITTKLNELFNLNHSEYDANLLKNIRKQYIEDFINFFEQHKKGDLCYYQSALEIYMVCNEKIDPRFLKKVDMNIEKNKLERCFKFLRFLIKHKEKHLSLSELIDPFKAACRKIYTLATAFE is encoded by the exons ATGAAGAAGGAGGGGGTTGATCATAACAAGTTACCAAACAAAGAAGTGAACAATTTTCGCTTGATGACCCAGCTGatagaattaaaaaaacataagaaagcttataaaatttgtgaacaaatattaaaaaaatatccGAAGAATGGAGAGACCTTATCTGTTAAAggatatttattaaatttgatggatgataaaaataaagaagatgcatttaaattaattaaagaaggtataaaaaataatttgtCTAGTAGTTTTTGTTGGTATTTATATGGTTGTTTgtataagatatataagaattatGATGAGGCgttaaaatgttttatgAAATCTATTAAGTTGAATAGATTTGATTTTAAAGCTTTAAAAGAAGCatgtataattttgttatatttaaaaaggTATGATCAATTTAAAGATTTAAGATTAGATATGTATAATGATAGTGTAAAGAATGTAAAGGATAAAGCTATCTTAGTTTTTTCATATCATTTAACAAAGAGTTATGAAAAATGTTATGTAATTATAAAGCAAATAGATAatgaattaataaatgataatgaatTGACTATTAATGAAAAACATGATTTGTTAGTATATTTAAgtgaaatattattagaaggaaaaaaatataaagaatgTTTAAATTTTCTAAATAAATATCAATCTGTTTTATTAGATACTTTATGGTATTATCAAATGTTAggtttattatatttatatcaagacgattttaaaacatccaatttatattttaaaaaagcATTTTCTATgaattatgaaaatataaatatccttttattaattttatatacagaaaggaattattatatggaTTGTGATAACAATACAGATGAAAATGAACAGGATTTAAATAAGTctaaagaaaatattacaaattCGATGAGTACAAATACACAGGGAAAGAAAACTTTATCAAGCCTTTTCTATTTggattataaaaatgaacataaaggaaatgaaaaagttattttagataataatgtaaaGATATTATTACATGAATTAATATTGGATATATATGGATCTGATAGAAACTTAAAATTACTTTCTTatgtagaaaaaaatataataaatgattatatatgtCACAATTTAGATATGAAgaaatatgatatatatagtGTATCACAATTTAACAActttgtaaatataaatttaattgATCAACATAATTTTATACCTTCTATTGATATAGACAATGTAGATGATTTTATagataaattaaatgaaaatataaaaaaagaaaataaaaatatattaaataataataataatttagaCAAATCAacttataattatcatcaaTTTAATAATCTTCATTTTTCTGAATTGTTAGGTGTTGATTTACCttattgttataaaaagaaatatgaaaaacatatggataaattatattattttaaaataaaaaatttaaatgaagaagaagaaaaatgcttagaaaaatattttaataatttacaacaactatataaaaattctAATTTACTGAAAATTAttcctttatatttttttaatgaaaaCAAATTTTCACTGTATGTAGAACAATTAATACGCTCTTTATGTTTTCAAAAGTCCTTGactatttttaattattttaagccattattaacatttcgaaatataaatattatacttttcttacttcataaatatatagattattatgataaacAAAAAGATATTTGTCCATTCGTTGTAAAGAATGATATTATGGAAGAAAACACACAAAACCccaaaacaaaaaataatgaacacatggaaaataaagaagacttaaataatatatctgATCATTTACAAAATGGGAAGAATATAGATACTAGTACACCTTTTGAGAAAAGGGAGGACATGGAACAACACGATGAAATGTATAATAAGAATGATGATAAATCAAATGGTATCTTATTACCtgacaataataataataataataataataatatggataataaaaaaagtaaaaagaATGACAAGGTTGATGAAGACgaagatgatgatgaaaatattcCATCTGGattaaatgataaagacctagaaaaattaatagaGAAAAATGTTGAAATTAAAGATCTTATGGGTATATCTAGTCCATTaggaaataataataataataatataacaaaaaaaaaagataataaaaaaaataatgataatgcaaataaagaaattaaacttgatttaaaaaaatcatGTTTAACAAATGAGGAAAAgaaagaatattttattatttgtatttattcttttattatacaattatatgattatataaattgtaCAGATAAAGCATTAGAACTTATtgaaaaatgtataaaaagtattgaacaaaaaaataataaaaatttaatatatgaattaatatttattaaaggATTAATTTATAAACGTAATGGTAATTATTTAGGtgcatataaatattttgaacAGTGCAGAAATGTTAATATAGGTGATAGgtatattaatacaaaaaCTATTAAAACATGCTTAAAATGTGGACTAATCAAAGATGCAAAAAAAATGGCAAGTATTTTTACAAATCCTttagataataatttttttaaaaatataaatgaaacACAATGTTTTTGGttagaatataatatatcattaagCTATGTTAATAATCATCcaaatatacatttaatacattatttaaaaacagaagcaaataatatatatgattttaaaaatgtatcCTCTTGCGATAATCAACATAATGTGAAGAATATAACAACCCAAAATGGAAACATTCCACATCACAacgataataataataataataatgatacaaataaaattgatGATATGCTTAATGAAATACCGTtcaatttaaaaaaaagtattttattagagaatgatattaattcaaaaaatagATTTCAAGATTATAGTAAAGGATTACATTTATTACATATGGGACATAAACAATTTATAGATATACATGAAGATCAAATATgtttctattattatactATGAGAAAAATGCtatttaaaacatatagacatttattatatatgacTGGTCATCTTTTTTCAAGTCGATTCTATCGTAGATTTGGAAAATCTCTAATCAGAATGTTAATAGATATGTATGATTTTAAAATAACGGGAAAAGTAGAAACAAAtaaaggaaataaaaagaaaaacaaaagtaataataataataataataataatgtattaaatcaggaagaaaatattttttatgaacaCATTCAAAATGAACCTTTAGATAATGCtatgatatatatgaacaCATTTTTATCTCAACCAAACATTGATATATCAGTACACAGATTGAATTATGAAATAGAAAAGAGGAAAG GTAAGGATTACATTCAATTGATTAATATCATTACAAAAATGAAATCTATTTTCCCAcatcataattatcatcataagTTGGCTCCAGTTATTTCTCACTATCTACATACAg tTCCCATTGATGACATGTCTGATAATGATAAGAAAGAGATAACaacaaaattaaatgaGCTCTTTAATTTAAATCATTCAGAATATGATGCAAATCTTTTGAAGAATATAAGAAAACAATATATTGAagattttattaatttttttgaacAACATAAGAAGGGGGATTTATGTTACTATCAATCTG cacttgaaatatatatggttTGCAATGAAAAAATTGACCCGagatttttaaaaaaagtgGATATgaatatagaaaaaaataaattagaaagatgttttaaatttttaagaTTCCTAATTAAACATAAGGAGAAGCATTTATCCTTATCTGAACTTATAGACCCATTTaaa GCTGCCTGTAGGAAGATATATACACTAGCAACAGCTTTCGAATGA